Part of the Acyrthosiphon pisum isolate AL4f unplaced genomic scaffold, pea_aphid_22Mar2018_4r6ur Scaffold_9751;HRSCAF=10352, whole genome shotgun sequence genome is shown below.
TTTCGAAATACcagattcattaaaaaaaaacattatgtggatagcagtttcttttttttgataGTGCTGATTCCGGAAATTTTGAAGaccgaattttaatttttttgacatggaAAAATTTAGAACTTCTAACATATTCGAAACACTGGTTTGCTGACGGTACATTTTCATCATGTcccaatttattttaccaataataTACGATACATACAATTCAGTTTTCTAATGTCATACCgttggtatatattttgttaccgGACAAAAAAGAAAACACTTATACTACAATGTTccgtaatttaaaattaataaaaccagATTTAAATCCATCTTCAATTTTGATTGACTTCGAAAAAGCAGTGATGAATTCTATTAAAACCGAATTTCCTCAAACAAAAATTCAAGGCTGTTTTTTCCATTTAAGTCAAGCCTTATGGAGGCATTTTCAAGAATATGGTTTACAAACTCAATATTGTAACGACCCTGTATTTGCTCTGGAGTTGAAGAAATTGGCTGCTCTCGCTTTCGTTCCAATAGAAAAGGTAATAGAATACTTTGAAGGTCTTTTAGAAAAtgaattttatagaaaaaatgaagAGCTGTTGTCGCCACTAATATCTTACTTCGAATGTACTTGGATTGGAAGTTTAGACAGGAGAGGAAAACGAAGATCTCCCTTATTGCAATTGATCTTTGAATTGCTTTAATCGTTTGAAAAACGATCTTTCaagaaccaataataatattgaaggttGGCATAATGGGT
Proteins encoded:
- the LOC103311617 gene encoding uncharacterized protein LOC103311617 — translated: MFRNLKLIKPDLNPSSILIDFEKAVMNSIKTEFPQTKIQGCFFHLSQALWRHFQEYGLQTQYCNDPVFALELKKLAALAFVPIEKVIEYFEGLLENEFYRKNEELLSPLISYFECTWIGSLDRRGKRRSPLLQLIFELL